From one Simplicispira suum genomic stretch:
- a CDS encoding DUF2164 domain-containing protein codes for MSIELPKEARSAAIASIERYFLEEHGERIGNMAAGALLNFFLADIGPAVYNLAVAQAQERMQARVADLDIELHAEAFTWWTQRKGKP; via the coding sequence ATGTCCATTGAACTGCCCAAAGAAGCCCGCAGCGCGGCCATTGCCTCCATCGAGCGCTACTTCCTGGAAGAGCATGGCGAGCGCATCGGCAACATGGCTGCCGGCGCCCTGTTGAACTTCTTCCTCGCCGACATTGGCCCTGCCGTCTACAACCTGGCGGTGGCGCAGGCGCAGGAGCGCATGCAGGCGCGGGTGGCGGACCTCGACATTGAACTGCATGCAGAGGCGTTCACCTGGTGGACCCAACGCAAAGGAAAACCCTGA
- a CDS encoding sensor domain-containing diguanylate cyclase translates to MTDLTQLLHALPGAVLLSRNDVIVYANHASAALLEAASPQALLGHTTNEFVHPLDKQRSSERIHRVSESADAGAGTPNKPSEFRIHTCRGNLRMVLISSVAVEVDGAPAVLMCGMDMTHQSEIQEQLRESEQNFRRLFESMQDVYYRTDAQGVVQHVGPGVRRVLGYEPHEIEGHTAEAYYPQSSDRDAFKAAIATHGEVADFSGQMVRKDGRVIDISISSHALFDHNGEFAGIEGIYRDVTQRKNLERELQRLATTDMLTGMTNRRAFLDLAERTYAQSRRKGTAMCLLMLDLDHFKSVNDRFGHLEGDRVLVAFTQAVRAQLRGSDTVGRLGGEEFCVLLPQTDTASAAEVATRILAGTRAMRLETVAGEAFSITVSAGLATLLASDKSLHRLLDRADQSLYSAKRSGRDRLAIDVSTDDPGALTL, encoded by the coding sequence ATGACCGACTTGACCCAATTGCTGCACGCTCTGCCCGGCGCTGTGCTGCTGAGTCGAAATGACGTGATCGTCTACGCCAATCACGCAAGTGCTGCGCTGTTGGAAGCGGCTTCGCCGCAGGCCTTGCTCGGGCACACGACCAACGAGTTCGTGCATCCACTGGACAAGCAGCGCTCCAGTGAGCGCATCCATCGGGTCAGCGAATCGGCCGATGCAGGCGCCGGCACTCCCAACAAGCCATCGGAATTTCGCATTCACACCTGCCGGGGGAACTTGCGCATGGTGCTGATCTCCAGCGTCGCTGTCGAAGTGGATGGCGCTCCCGCCGTGCTGATGTGCGGCATGGACATGACGCACCAGAGCGAAATTCAGGAACAGCTGCGCGAGAGCGAGCAGAACTTCCGGCGCCTTTTCGAGAGCATGCAGGATGTGTACTACCGCACCGACGCCCAGGGCGTGGTGCAGCATGTGGGTCCCGGCGTGCGCCGGGTGCTGGGCTACGAGCCGCACGAAATCGAAGGCCACACCGCTGAAGCCTATTACCCCCAAAGCAGCGACCGCGACGCCTTCAAAGCAGCGATTGCGACGCACGGAGAGGTGGCAGATTTTTCCGGGCAAATGGTGCGAAAGGATGGGCGGGTGATCGACATTTCGATCAGCAGCCACGCCTTGTTCGATCACAACGGCGAGTTTGCGGGCATCGAAGGCATTTACCGCGACGTGACGCAGCGCAAAAACCTGGAGCGCGAACTGCAGCGCCTGGCCACCACCGACATGCTGACCGGCATGACCAACCGGCGTGCGTTTCTCGATCTCGCCGAGCGCACCTATGCGCAGTCGCGTCGCAAAGGAACGGCCATGTGCCTGCTGATGCTCGACCTGGACCATTTCAAAAGCGTCAACGACCGCTTCGGCCACCTGGAAGGCGACCGCGTGCTGGTGGCTTTTACCCAGGCGGTGCGCGCGCAACTGCGTGGCAGCGACACCGTGGGACGCCTGGGCGGCGAAGAGTTCTGTGTGCTGCTGCCGCAGACCGATACCGCCAGCGCTGCCGAGGTGGCTACGCGGATTCTTGCCGGTACCCGGGCGATGCGCCTTGAAACGGTCGCAGGCGAAGCTTTTTCCATCACGGTGAGCGCGGGGCTGGCCACGCTGCTCGCTTCAGACAAGAGCCTTCACCGGTTGCTCGATCGCGCCGACCAGTCGCTCTACAGCGCCAAGCGCAGCGGACGTGATCGACTCGCGATCGATGTCTCAACGGACGATCCGGGCGCCCTCACCCTTTGA
- a CDS encoding DEAD/DEAH box helicase has product MPFSALGLLSTLAQAAQAKGYATPTQVQTDMLPAVLQGRDVLAQAPTGSGKTAAFALPLLQRLAQAPHVQPRPVHALVLVPTRELAVQVAAVLRDFAVALPRRVEVALAFGGVSINPQMMALRGGADVVVATPGRLLDLVEHNALRLDQVQTLVLDEADRLLDLGFADELARVLALLPAARQNLLLSATFPGKVQALAQALLREPVRIRVDAPAETPDIVQRSIAVDAARRTQLLRHLLLQEGWSRVLVFVATQYAAEHVAEKLYKAGIFATPFHGGLSQGARRQVLDEFKAERWQVVLTTDLAARGLDIAQLPAVVNFDLPRSPSDYVHRIGRTGRAGEAGLALSFVTPEGEAHMRLIEKRLGVQFERERLAGFEPSTEPATSSANADAGAGGIKGKRPSKKDKLRAAGLLPPLDRSPGGT; this is encoded by the coding sequence ATGCCATTTTCTGCCCTTGGGCTCTTATCCACTCTCGCGCAAGCAGCCCAAGCCAAGGGATACGCCACCCCGACGCAGGTACAGACCGACATGCTCCCCGCCGTGCTGCAAGGGCGCGACGTGCTGGCCCAGGCACCCACAGGCTCGGGCAAGACGGCTGCCTTCGCCCTGCCCTTGCTCCAGCGCCTGGCGCAAGCGCCCCATGTGCAACCGCGCCCGGTGCATGCCTTGGTGCTGGTACCCACGCGCGAGCTGGCGGTGCAGGTGGCCGCCGTGCTGCGCGACTTTGCCGTTGCCCTGCCCCGGCGCGTTGAAGTTGCACTGGCCTTTGGCGGCGTCTCGATCAACCCACAAATGATGGCGCTGCGCGGCGGCGCCGACGTCGTCGTGGCCACACCGGGGCGACTGCTGGACCTGGTGGAACACAACGCCTTGCGCCTGGACCAGGTGCAGACCCTGGTGCTGGACGAAGCCGACCGGCTGCTGGACCTGGGCTTTGCCGACGAGTTGGCGCGCGTGCTGGCACTGCTGCCGGCGGCGCGGCAAAACCTGCTGCTCTCGGCCACCTTTCCCGGCAAAGTGCAGGCGCTTGCCCAGGCCTTGCTGCGCGAGCCGGTACGCATCCGGGTGGATGCACCTGCCGAGACGCCGGACATCGTGCAGCGCAGCATCGCTGTGGACGCAGCCAGGCGCACGCAGTTGCTGCGCCATTTGTTGCTGCAGGAAGGCTGGAGCCGGGTGCTGGTATTCGTGGCCACGCAATACGCGGCCGAACATGTGGCAGAAAAGCTCTACAAGGCGGGCATTTTTGCCACTCCGTTTCACGGCGGCTTGAGCCAGGGGGCGCGCCGCCAGGTGCTCGATGAATTCAAAGCCGAGCGCTGGCAGGTCGTGCTGACCACCGATCTGGCCGCGCGCGGCCTCGACATTGCGCAACTGCCGGCCGTCGTCAACTTCGATCTGCCGCGATCACCGTCTGACTATGTCCACCGCATTGGCCGCACCGGACGCGCGGGTGAGGCCGGCCTGGCGCTGAGCTTTGTCACGCCCGAGGGCGAAGCGCATATGCGCCTGATTGAAAAGCGCCTGGGCGTCCAGTTCGAGCGCGAGCGACTGGCCGGATTTGAGCCCAGCACGGAGCCGGCCACGTCCAGCGCCAACGCCGATGCGGGCGCCGGCGGCATCAAGGGCAAACGCCCGAGCAAAAAAGACAAGCTGCGTGCAGCAGGCCTGCTGCCGCCGCTGGATCGCTCGCCGGGCGGCACCTGA
- a CDS encoding IS630 family transposase: MEKENARKQTLEQLHERRKQVVRLHKKGIKIMQIVAMTGLSYPPVRAAIDLFEAGGWSAIRPALRGRSPGDGRVLSQTQEETIQRMIIDKRPEQLKMDFHLWSRAAVGQLIEQEFGMKLQVRSVGKYLTRWGFTPQKPIKRAYEQSPAAVQAWLEGEYPGIEQRARAEGAEIHWGDETALVNTDVRGRSYAPTGKTPVTMAIGGTRHKLSMIATVTNQGKTRWMIIDEAFDADKLIEFLQALIKDAGKKVFLILDNLRVHHSKLVKAWVAEHKDQIELFYLPSYSPQLNPEERLNADLKQEMGKRVPVRTKAKLREAANDHMAMLEQNPERVIGYFQDRRVRYAA, encoded by the coding sequence ATGGAAAAAGAAAACGCAAGAAAGCAAACACTGGAGCAACTTCACGAGCGCCGCAAGCAAGTCGTGCGGCTGCACAAGAAAGGCATCAAGATCATGCAAATCGTGGCGATGACAGGGTTGAGCTACCCGCCGGTGCGCGCCGCGATTGACCTCTTTGAAGCCGGCGGCTGGAGCGCTATTCGGCCCGCCTTGCGCGGGCGTAGCCCAGGCGATGGCCGGGTCCTCAGTCAAACGCAAGAAGAGACGATTCAAAGAATGATCATCGACAAGCGTCCCGAGCAACTCAAGATGGACTTTCACCTGTGGAGCCGAGCGGCCGTGGGCCAATTGATCGAACAAGAATTTGGCATGAAACTACAGGTTCGTAGTGTCGGCAAGTACCTCACCCGCTGGGGCTTCACACCGCAAAAACCAATCAAGCGTGCGTACGAGCAAAGCCCTGCCGCAGTCCAGGCTTGGTTGGAGGGCGAGTACCCCGGCATCGAGCAGCGCGCCAGAGCTGAAGGGGCCGAAATTCACTGGGGCGATGAGACCGCTTTGGTCAACACGGATGTGCGCGGCAGAAGCTATGCGCCGACAGGCAAAACGCCAGTGACCATGGCTATTGGCGGCACCCGCCACAAGCTCTCCATGATTGCAACTGTGACCAACCAGGGCAAGACGCGCTGGATGATCATTGACGAGGCGTTTGACGCCGACAAGCTCATTGAATTCCTGCAAGCCTTGATCAAGGATGCAGGTAAAAAAGTCTTTCTGATTCTGGACAATTTGCGTGTGCATCACAGCAAGCTGGTGAAGGCTTGGGTGGCCGAACACAAAGACCAAATTGAGCTGTTCTACCTGCCCAGCTACAGCCCACAGCTCAACCCAGAAGAGCGGCTCAATGCGGATTTGAAGCAAGAGATGGGCAAGCGCGTACCGGTCAGAACCAAGGCCAAGTTACGCGAGGCCGCGAACGATCATATGGCGATGCTGGAGCAAAACCCGGAACGGGTTATTGGCTACTTCCAGGATCGCCGAGTTCGCTACGCGGCTTAA
- a CDS encoding SlyX family protein → MAGIGSDLHTAARLENLEVKLSYMEDLLDELNLVIYRQRDQIDQLAREVVQLRQRSPDGEGSQPRDPRDELPPHY, encoded by the coding sequence ATGGCTGGCATTGGGTCCGATCTGCACACCGCAGCGCGGCTGGAGAACCTGGAGGTCAAGCTCAGCTACATGGAAGACCTGCTGGACGAACTCAACCTTGTCATCTACCGGCAGCGCGATCAGATCGACCAGTTGGCGCGTGAAGTGGTGCAGTTGCGCCAGCGCTCGCCCGATGGCGAGGGCAGCCAGCCGCGCGACCCACGCGATGAACTTCCGCCGCATTACTGA
- a CDS encoding AraC family transcriptional regulator — protein MTGETLADCVRRLRLEAAAQRLLTRPPRSALAVALAVGFASPEVFARAFKAYFGSTPTEWRRGAWREWATRHDEAFSKIHQEKRKPHQASVAVFLDHWPQPGSCLATINERSPMQVQVKTLPAMRLAYMRSTGPYGGGHIGKLWARFAAWCAAEGPMTQRQTTYGIGQDNPAIAPADKLRYDCCVAVGESFLPQGEVGVQDFSGGRYACAPFKGTSAQIHAAWMQMYGQWLPESGWQADDKPGVEVYGEDFEMDPATGIFTCETCVPVRPL, from the coding sequence ATGACGGGCGAAACGCTTGCCGATTGCGTTCGCCGCCTGCGCCTGGAGGCCGCCGCTCAGCGGCTTCTGACGCGCCCACCCCGCAGCGCGCTTGCCGTCGCGCTGGCCGTCGGGTTTGCCTCACCCGAAGTGTTTGCGCGCGCCTTCAAGGCGTACTTCGGAAGCACCCCCACAGAGTGGCGGCGCGGAGCTTGGCGCGAATGGGCCACTCGACACGACGAAGCCTTCAGCAAGATTCATCAAGAAAAGCGCAAGCCGCATCAAGCCAGCGTCGCCGTCTTTCTTGATCATTGGCCGCAACCGGGCAGCTGCCTGGCCACAATCAATGAAAGATCTCCCATGCAAGTACAAGTCAAGACCCTGCCTGCCATGCGCCTGGCCTATATGCGGTCCACCGGCCCCTACGGCGGCGGCCACATCGGCAAGTTGTGGGCGCGCTTTGCCGCCTGGTGCGCAGCCGAAGGCCCCATGACGCAGCGCCAGACCACCTACGGCATCGGACAGGACAACCCGGCAATTGCGCCCGCCGACAAGCTGCGCTACGACTGCTGCGTGGCGGTGGGCGAGAGCTTCCTGCCCCAGGGTGAAGTGGGCGTACAGGATTTTTCGGGTGGACGCTATGCCTGCGCACCCTTCAAGGGCACCAGCGCGCAAATACACGCAGCGTGGATGCAGATGTACGGCCAATGGCTGCCCGAAAGCGGCTGGCAGGCAGACGACAAGCCCGGCGTCGAGGTCTACGGCGAAGACTTCGAGATGGACCCCGCGACCGGGATCTTCACTTGCGAAACGTGCGTGCCGGTGCGGCCGCTTTGA
- a CDS encoding LysE/ArgO family amino acid transporter — translation MWMLDAASSWLAGFTICFALVASIGAQNLFVLRQAVTGRHVSVCVAWCVLSDALLVGIGVAGMAQLLENMPVLAQALSLGGAVFLLCYGLLAWSRLLSQRGAAVAKEVVANPPSRRAVLGALAAITLLNPHVYLDTVVLMGSMGARQPGAFQAAFVAGAASASLAWFLCLALAGRRLQAVFARPQAWRALDALTGAMMLVLAWWVWSGAQTA, via the coding sequence ATGTGGATGCTTGATGCTGCTTCTTCCTGGCTCGCCGGCTTCACCATTTGCTTTGCACTGGTGGCGTCCATTGGTGCGCAAAACCTGTTTGTACTGCGCCAGGCGGTTACGGGCCGGCATGTCAGCGTGTGCGTCGCCTGGTGCGTGCTCAGCGATGCGCTCTTGGTAGGGATTGGGGTGGCGGGCATGGCGCAGCTGCTGGAGAACATGCCCGTGCTTGCACAAGCGCTCAGCCTGGGCGGAGCCGTGTTTTTGCTCTGCTACGGTCTGCTTGCCTGGTCGCGCCTGTTGTCTCAGCGTGGTGCGGCAGTGGCCAAGGAGGTCGTTGCCAATCCCCCCTCGCGCCGGGCCGTGCTGGGTGCGCTGGCGGCCATTACCTTGCTCAATCCCCACGTCTATCTGGACACCGTGGTGCTGATGGGTTCCATGGGCGCGCGCCAGCCCGGCGCGTTCCAGGCGGCTTTTGTCGCGGGCGCGGCGTCGGCCAGTTTGGCGTGGTTCCTGTGCCTGGCGCTGGCCGGACGCCGACTGCAGGCCGTTTTCGCGCGACCACAGGCCTGGCGTGCGCTGGATGCGCTCACTGGCGCCATGATGCTGGTGCTGGCGTGGTGGGTTTGGTCCGGAGCGCAGACCGCCTGA
- a CDS encoding PLP-dependent aminotransferase family protein, with protein sequence MQFADRLNNVETSAIRELFKLLGKPGIISFAGGFPDSAMFDVDGIRAASNAALDQEPGAALQYGATEGYQPLREQISAFMTSKGAAALAPENLIVTTGSQQALDLLGKTLISPGDKVIVEGPTFLATIQCFRLYGAELISAPIDADGVQTDVLEQLIAEHKPKFVYLIPTFGNPSGALLPLDRRKKVLELAVKYNTLVVEDDPYGDLYFGEAPPPSLLALSAQVPGSRDLLAHCGSLSKVLSPGLRVGWLVAPPELLAKATMCKQFSDAATSTFAQATAAQYLKAGRLPGTLTRMRAVYAERAQAMGDALRKDLGQAIAFVQPQGGLFVWARLTGAGGKVADGNAFAKRAIEKGVAFVPGTPFFCAQPDSATLRLSFATADVEKIREGVARLAQAL encoded by the coding sequence CTGCAATTTGCCGACCGCCTGAACAACGTAGAAACCTCTGCCATCCGCGAGCTTTTCAAGCTGCTGGGCAAGCCCGGCATCATCAGTTTTGCCGGCGGTTTTCCGGACAGCGCCATGTTTGACGTGGACGGCATTCGCGCCGCCAGCAACGCGGCCCTCGACCAGGAGCCAGGCGCTGCGCTGCAGTACGGCGCCACCGAGGGCTACCAGCCGCTGCGCGAGCAGATCAGCGCGTTCATGACGAGCAAGGGTGCTGCAGCGCTGGCGCCCGAAAATCTCATCGTCACCACCGGCAGCCAGCAGGCGCTTGATTTGCTGGGCAAAACCCTGATCAGCCCCGGTGACAAAGTCATTGTCGAAGGTCCGACCTTTCTGGCCACCATTCAGTGCTTTCGCCTCTACGGTGCCGAGCTGATCAGCGCGCCCATCGATGCAGACGGCGTGCAAACCGATGTGCTGGAGCAGCTGATCGCCGAGCACAAGCCCAAGTTTGTCTACCTGATTCCCACCTTCGGCAACCCCAGCGGTGCGCTGCTGCCCCTCGATCGCCGCAAAAAGGTGTTGGAGCTGGCGGTGAAGTACAACACCCTGGTGGTGGAGGACGACCCCTATGGCGACCTGTACTTCGGCGAGGCGCCACCGCCCAGCCTGCTCGCGCTCTCGGCACAGGTGCCCGGTAGCCGCGATCTGTTGGCGCACTGCGGATCGCTCAGCAAGGTGCTCTCGCCCGGCCTGCGCGTGGGTTGGCTGGTGGCCCCGCCCGAGCTGCTGGCCAAGGCCACCATGTGCAAGCAGTTCAGCGACGCCGCCACGAGCACCTTTGCCCAGGCCACGGCGGCGCAATACCTCAAGGCCGGGCGCTTGCCCGGAACGCTGACCCGGATGCGCGCCGTGTACGCCGAGCGCGCCCAGGCCATGGGCGACGCGCTGCGCAAAGACCTGGGCCAAGCCATCGCGTTCGTGCAGCCCCAAGGCGGGCTGTTTGTCTGGGCGCGCCTGACCGGCGCAGGCGGCAAGGTGGCAGACGGCAATGCGTTTGCCAAGCGCGCCATTGAAAAGGGCGTGGCTTTTGTGCCGGGCACGCCGTTCTTCTGCGCCCAGCCCGACAGCGCCACCCTGCGCCTGTCGTTCGCCACGGCCGATGTGGAAAAAATCCGCGAAGGCGTGGCGCGCCTGGCGCAGGCGCTGTGA
- a CDS encoding DUF6172 family protein, with protein sequence MKKTFALHAEGQHPDRRLEAIKHEIRKYLRRERGKKLPEGSDFWDFDCRFAVPPQEPAVVALGDVMGLIDSAVAAQAGQFYLELLARPARRPARPQVDDGVPPTAAPYLGD encoded by the coding sequence ATGAAGAAAACTTTTGCCCTGCATGCCGAAGGGCAGCATCCCGACCGGCGCCTCGAAGCCATCAAACACGAAATCCGCAAATACCTGCGCCGCGAGCGTGGCAAGAAGCTCCCCGAGGGCTCCGATTTTTGGGATTTCGACTGCCGCTTCGCCGTGCCCCCGCAAGAGCCTGCCGTAGTGGCCCTGGGCGATGTGATGGGCTTGATCGACAGCGCCGTGGCTGCCCAGGCCGGGCAGTTTTATCTGGAGCTTCTGGCCCGCCCGGCCCGGCGGCCAGCACGCCCGCAGGTGGACGACGGCGTGCCGCCCACCGCCGCGCCTTACCTGGGCGATTGA
- the argP gene encoding HTH-type transcriptional regulator ArgP codes for MFDYAALEALAAVLREGSFERAARRLHVTPSAISQRIKQLEERMGQVLVLRGSPCTGTDAGRQLCLHFEQVAMLENGLRRSHPSLHDGQGAAAPTLQLAVNADSLSTWFMDAMAAFADAGNELLDLRIDDQDHTAQRLRDGEVLAAVTASRTSIAGCNSWPLGSMAYVAAASPAFAARHWPQGASAHALAAAPMLSFGPKDRLQEQWLQAQGLPARAHPPRHYVPSNDGYVRGCERGLGWGMHPVALIESQLASGRLVPVVPGARLSIPLFWVHLRSAQAPLERLTQCVMAAARKSLTPDTGE; via the coding sequence ATGTTTGACTACGCCGCCCTGGAAGCGCTCGCAGCCGTACTGCGCGAAGGCAGTTTCGAGCGCGCAGCGCGGCGCCTGCATGTCACGCCTTCGGCGATTTCGCAGCGCATCAAGCAGTTGGAAGAACGCATGGGGCAGGTGCTGGTGCTGCGCGGCTCGCCCTGCACCGGCACCGACGCCGGACGGCAGCTGTGCCTGCACTTTGAGCAGGTCGCCATGCTGGAAAACGGCCTGCGGCGAAGCCACCCTTCCCTGCACGACGGCCAGGGCGCAGCCGCGCCCACGCTTCAGCTGGCGGTCAATGCCGACTCCCTGTCCACCTGGTTCATGGATGCCATGGCGGCTTTTGCCGACGCGGGCAATGAGCTGCTGGATCTGCGCATTGACGACCAGGACCACACCGCCCAGCGGCTGCGCGATGGCGAAGTGCTCGCAGCTGTAACGGCGTCCCGAACCAGCATTGCGGGCTGCAACAGCTGGCCCCTGGGCTCCATGGCCTACGTAGCGGCCGCGAGCCCCGCTTTTGCTGCACGCCACTGGCCACAAGGCGCGAGTGCCCATGCGCTGGCTGCTGCCCCCATGCTCAGCTTCGGCCCCAAGGACCGGCTGCAGGAGCAGTGGCTGCAAGCCCAGGGCCTGCCCGCACGCGCACACCCGCCGCGCCACTATGTGCCCTCGAACGACGGCTACGTGCGTGGGTGTGAGCGCGGCCTGGGCTGGGGCATGCATCCGGTGGCTTTGATCGAGAGCCAATTGGCGTCGGGCCGGCTCGTCCCGGTGGTGCCCGGTGCGCGCTTGTCCATTCCGCTGTTCTGGGTGCATCTGCGCAGCGCGCAGGCACCGCTGGAGCGATTGACCCAGTGCGTCATGGCGGCAGCCCGCAAGTCTTTGACACCCGATACGGGGGAATGA
- a CDS encoding group III truncated hemoglobin, with amino-acid sequence MASGERGPVTRERLSELVHTFYADVRADTLLGPVFEQALAERWEPHLERMVEFWSTVALGTKSFSGNVFGKHMALSGVTPSHFTAWVRLWGEHTERLFDPDVARELQFTAHGIARNLFLGYFGERPTFAHRETAQN; translated from the coding sequence ATGGCGTCCGGCGAACGCGGCCCAGTCACGCGCGAGCGGCTAAGCGAACTGGTGCACACCTTCTATGCCGACGTGCGCGCCGACACGCTGCTCGGACCGGTGTTCGAGCAAGCGCTCGCTGAACGCTGGGAGCCGCACCTTGAACGCATGGTGGAGTTCTGGAGCACCGTGGCGCTGGGGACCAAATCGTTCAGCGGTAATGTGTTTGGCAAGCATATGGCCCTGTCGGGCGTGACGCCATCGCACTTCACCGCCTGGGTGCGCCTCTGGGGCGAGCACACTGAACGCCTGTTTGATCCCGATGTGGCCCGTGAACTGCAGTTCACGGCACACGGCATCGCGCGCAATCTGTTTCTCGGGTATTTCGGCGAGCGGCCGACGTTTGCCCACCGCGAAACGGCGCAAAACTGA
- a CDS encoding stress response translation initiation inhibitor YciH, with product MCPACRQAVSDCVCAQARPVPAGDGTARVCCETKGRRGKAVTVVRGLALEQGAMADLARALKTACGVGGTLKDGVIELQGEHMERVLAELAARGLRTKRAA from the coding sequence ATGTGTCCGGCGTGCCGCCAGGCAGTCTCCGACTGTGTGTGCGCGCAGGCCAGGCCTGTGCCGGCCGGCGACGGCACCGCTCGTGTGTGTTGCGAGACCAAGGGGCGGCGTGGCAAGGCCGTTACCGTGGTGCGGGGGCTGGCGCTGGAGCAAGGCGCGATGGCGGATCTCGCCCGCGCTCTCAAGACCGCCTGCGGTGTGGGCGGTACGCTCAAGGACGGTGTGATTGAACTGCAGGGCGAGCATATGGAACGCGTGCTGGCCGAGCTGGCTGCACGCGGCCTGCGCACAAAACGCGCCGCTTGA
- the ytfE gene encoding iron-sulfur cluster repair protein YtfE, translating to MNARVDALGSAAAVSPDASIGSIAVQLPGATAVFRRLKLDFCCGGNVALAQAVADKGLVLDSVLAELSALQRPAAAPETATPAQLVDHIVTRFHDVHRQQLPELIRMARRVEAVHRENPHVPAGLGDLLEAMQAELFTHMHKEEAILFPMLKAGGNPFVSQPIGMMRAEHVDHGAELERLMALTNDANPPAGACNTWRALYTGIGQFADDLINHIHTENNVLFPQFEPAAAGSGDCGSSCGCS from the coding sequence ATGAATGCCCGTGTTGACGCCCTTGGCTCCGCAGCCGCCGTTTCGCCTGATGCAAGCATTGGCAGCATTGCCGTGCAGCTTCCTGGTGCCACTGCCGTGTTTCGCCGACTCAAGCTCGACTTCTGCTGCGGTGGAAACGTGGCGCTGGCACAGGCTGTGGCCGACAAGGGCCTGGTACTTGATTCGGTGCTGGCGGAACTCTCAGCCCTGCAACGGCCGGCCGCGGCGCCCGAAACGGCCACGCCTGCGCAACTCGTCGACCACATCGTTACGCGCTTTCACGATGTGCATCGCCAGCAATTGCCTGAGCTGATTCGCATGGCTCGGCGCGTCGAAGCCGTGCACCGCGAGAACCCGCATGTTCCGGCCGGTCTGGGAGACTTGCTCGAAGCCATGCAAGCCGAACTGTTCACCCACATGCACAAGGAAGAAGCGATTCTGTTTCCCATGCTGAAAGCTGGCGGCAACCCCTTTGTCAGCCAGCCCATCGGCATGATGCGCGCCGAGCATGTGGACCATGGCGCCGAGCTGGAGCGATTGATGGCGCTGACCAACGACGCCAACCCGCCCGCAGGGGCGTGCAACACCTGGCGCGCGCTCTACACAGGCATTGGACAATTTGCCGACGACCTGATCAACCATATCCATACGGAAAACAACGTGCTCTTTCCGCAGTTTGAACCGGCAGCGGCTGGCAGCGGCGACTGCGGCAGCTCCTGCGGATGCAGCTGA
- a CDS encoding DUF2721 domain-containing protein produces the protein MNLVYDPGAIVHSIQLAVAPVFLLTAVSGMIGTVAHRLARIVDRARVLEAFLHSAAQGPVPPSIYRELALLRTRGWLVTLCIGLLTLCGFLIGLTILFLFLGQTTEFDSPSWAVGSFLAGVMSFLLALVLFFVETVAATRILNFGRRPRHP, from the coding sequence ATGAACCTTGTCTACGATCCGGGCGCCATTGTCCACAGCATCCAGTTGGCGGTAGCGCCGGTGTTTTTGCTGACGGCGGTGTCGGGAATGATCGGTACGGTGGCCCACCGTCTGGCGCGCATCGTCGACCGCGCGCGGGTGCTGGAGGCGTTCTTGCATAGCGCGGCACAAGGGCCGGTTCCGCCAAGCATTTATCGCGAGTTGGCGTTGCTGCGTACGCGCGGCTGGCTGGTCACCTTGTGCATTGGTCTGCTCACACTGTGCGGATTTCTCATCGGCCTGACCATCCTTTTTCTGTTCCTCGGACAGACCACAGAGTTCGACAGCCCCAGCTGGGCAGTGGGCAGCTTTCTGGCCGGCGTGATGTCGTTTTTGCTGGCACTGGTGCTGTTCTTTGTGGAGACGGTTGCCGCCACCCGCATTCTCAATTTCGGCCGCAGACCGAGGCATCCGTGA